One segment of Pseudobythopirellula maris DNA contains the following:
- a CDS encoding dockerin type I repeat-containing protein — MAPSTAVLAGAVIIEPDDYAEDTVLNDIHPSVELRIYDAFINENFPERFGEFPAPHVIDVRATTSEDIFGGYFTSTGVKGFSHAGIDYFSESRQLAMRFVAAASSVTIDFIGTSSLSAQVGVLEVYSPTGAFLQRVETAQLYAHEVEPLSITRPGHEIGYARAFSHDDFSPFGNLDRLRFNTPTPGDGNGDGRVDAADFTVWRDHLDQQVTPYTLGDFDGSGVVTTADYDLWVHNFSAGGSSPAAASAPEPSGLLIAAALAIATQLSSRRRV, encoded by the coding sequence ATGGCTCCTAGCACCGCCGTGCTGGCCGGGGCGGTAATCATCGAGCCGGACGATTACGCCGAAGACACGGTCCTCAACGACATCCATCCGTCGGTCGAGCTCCGCATTTATGACGCGTTTATCAACGAGAATTTCCCCGAGAGGTTCGGCGAGTTCCCCGCACCGCACGTGATCGATGTCCGCGCCACCACCAGCGAAGACATCTTCGGCGGCTACTTCACGTCGACCGGCGTGAAGGGCTTCTCGCATGCGGGGATTGATTACTTTAGCGAGTCGAGACAGCTCGCCATGCGTTTTGTGGCGGCCGCCAGTTCGGTCACCATCGATTTCATCGGCACGAGTTCGCTTTCGGCGCAGGTGGGGGTGCTGGAGGTTTATTCGCCCACCGGCGCGTTTCTGCAGCGCGTCGAAACGGCGCAGCTTTATGCGCACGAAGTGGAGCCGCTGTCGATCACCCGACCGGGCCACGAGATCGGTTACGCCCGGGCCTTCTCGCACGACGATTTCAGCCCGTTCGGCAACCTCGATCGCTTGCGATTCAACACCCCCACGCCGGGGGACGGCAACGGCGACGGGCGGGTCGACGCGGCCGACTTCACGGTGTGGCGCGACCATCTAGACCAGCAGGTTACGCCCTACACGTTGGGCGACTTCGATGGCAGCGGGGTAGTGACGACTGCCGACTACGACTTGTGGGTGCATAACTTCAGCGCTGGCGGCTCAAGTCCCGCTGCCGCTTCGGCGCCAGAGCCTTCGGGGCTGCTGATCGCCGCCGCATTGGCGATCGCCACACAGCTCAGTTCCCGCCGCCGGGTTTGA
- a CDS encoding DUF1559 domain-containing protein: MDSSNMNAPSNRRLAREAFTLVELLVVIAIIGILVALLLPAVQSAREAARRNQCKNNLKQLALGCINFESAHRFFPHGGWGYQWVGDPDWGVGEKQPGGWIFQVSPFIEETSNQQIGSGLGNAIRAPVTPKKEALTKLISHPIASLICPSRRAAILYPSSINNSGGAKNKLHNAIQNETGTYAKTDYGANGSSSPKGPGVNCYRDYPRCDNFDPVPSSGGIVGFRWGATFRQITDGTSKTAMIGEKYLPIPHYTTGLYDGDDNTCYHGQDVDLVRSYGSKPLQDSDYPANSTLDSLRGHAKTTLGSAHPGVVQVALCDGSVHSYSLSVEKYVWVDLGGRDNGDEIVRSDTW; this comes from the coding sequence TTGGATTCATCGAATATGAATGCACCATCTAATCGTCGGCTCGCACGCGAGGCGTTCACGCTCGTGGAGCTTTTGGTCGTGATTGCGATCATTGGCATCCTAGTCGCGTTGTTGCTGCCAGCGGTTCAATCCGCGCGTGAAGCGGCGCGTCGGAATCAGTGCAAGAACAACCTGAAACAACTTGCGCTAGGCTGTATCAATTTCGAATCCGCCCATCGCTTCTTCCCGCATGGCGGCTGGGGATACCAATGGGTCGGCGACCCCGACTGGGGTGTCGGTGAGAAGCAGCCCGGCGGTTGGATCTTTCAGGTTTCGCCGTTTATTGAAGAGACCTCCAACCAGCAGATCGGCTCCGGTTTAGGAAACGCAATTCGAGCCCCGGTGACCCCTAAGAAGGAAGCGCTCACCAAGCTGATCTCGCACCCGATCGCTAGTCTGATTTGCCCTTCGCGACGCGCGGCGATTCTCTACCCGTCATCGATTAATAACAGTGGCGGCGCAAAGAATAAACTTCACAACGCCATCCAGAACGAAACGGGCACCTACGCCAAGACCGACTACGGCGCTAACGGCTCTTCGTCGCCTAAGGGGCCGGGTGTTAACTGCTACCGGGATTACCCCCGTTGCGACAATTTCGACCCTGTCCCGTCAAGCGGAGGCATCGTCGGATTCCGTTGGGGAGCGACTTTCCGACAGATCACCGACGGCACTTCCAAGACGGCGATGATTGGTGAGAAGTACTTGCCGATTCCGCACTACACCACTGGCCTGTACGACGGTGACGACAACACGTGCTACCACGGCCAAGACGTCGACTTGGTTCGCAGTTACGGCTCTAAGCCATTGCAGGATAGCGACTATCCCGCCAACTCCACTTTGGATTCTCTCCGGGGCCACGCGAAAACCACGTTAGGCTCGGCTCACCCGGGCGTGGTCCAGGTCGCTCTTTGCGATGGCTCGGTCCACTCTTACTCGCTCAGCGTCGAGAAGTACGTGTGGGTCGACCTCGGTGGCCGTGACAACGGGGATGAAATCGTTCGCTCAGATACCTGGTGA
- a CDS encoding autotransporter-associated beta strand repeat-containing protein, giving the protein MLLSTTAVAQLAESNWDSSLTGSQDWQVDANWSTPTFPNDPDRMDPDMTVFTPVIGANLSVGLGADLNVNVGATDVAVAGLRMGGSAGPVSTTVSSSGGRLVFENYELPDTTDEDDVIQPWNSGRALLVSGGSAGSTNEISAPVQFNDIVDVGTYDDGVTKFRTTKDLTLSGQLTFSGNSSINALSSNSIYVTGPVVTEAAPTTENPDATTTARFNANSDSRGTVHLQSVISGPGTLRVGGGGGTTIISAANTVSNFSYGSGTLVLANDQAMGLDTRIGSGGLGAAITSDNDARTVSASMVLSNYPLVAGDHSLTWLGDITQRNSRGWVNHIAKGKTFNIAGTIAADEDPPEDIPNEREFYFDGTGDWNISGKMVNRLDSEDYPLPENDQPQSFGLRGIGSVHVTGTDNTYSAYTRIQGGNWHYATNDAMSPAVIQATGGGTIGVDTGTIYVGGNPANVNTDFLIRLNNRSQQTATFMDDVESFMDYDTGGLMLSSHETDADFDFTSGMLRNAESMSLSGPAEGITYTGSVTPADSTYRFGGGTGVITLPGTNQLTGNNKLLATNGLDSGSVSGLGGVRITGVNDYTGETRIQGKYLRSLSSSAGGVGMANNSYNGTTLIVTEMANGGVSSSIGASSSSADNLVIQGSTLRYEGDGDTTDRLFTIGTHGATLDSSGSGAIVFNNTGALKIMTASDRVGTVSNAFDHETGITQSGEWIPFGFEDTSDLVRGMIVSEDGNHMEESELDDDDIITVTGIQSPTRFVISDQQNLFVNYEETPSTWSFIDVQRTFTLTGDNTGDNTLASVIGDSVTNLVNLEKEGSGKWILTAPNTYTGDTSVDEGILSITNAYLADTADVRVDDNAVFDLDFAGIDTVSSLFLDDASVPAGTYGAFGTGADYESDYFSGTGILEVTLQIETRVAGDYNNNGVVDAADFTVFRDNLGAAEGTLINDFLGGVVGAVHYDQWVENFGSTEVVPIEMPEMSVAVPEPAAVALGLIALLSVCFGRGAKK; this is encoded by the coding sequence ATGTTGCTGTCGACCACGGCGGTCGCGCAATTGGCGGAATCCAACTGGGACAGCTCGCTGACCGGCTCCCAAGATTGGCAAGTCGACGCTAACTGGAGCACCCCCACGTTCCCTAATGATCCGGACCGAATGGACCCGGACATGACCGTCTTCACTCCCGTGATCGGGGCGAATCTCTCGGTTGGCCTGGGCGCCGATCTGAACGTCAACGTCGGTGCGACCGATGTCGCGGTCGCCGGCCTCCGTATGGGTGGCTCCGCCGGCCCGGTCTCGACAACGGTCTCCTCCTCGGGGGGACGTTTGGTGTTCGAGAACTACGAACTGCCCGACACGACCGATGAGGATGATGTCATTCAGCCATGGAATTCGGGCAGGGCGCTGCTTGTCAGCGGCGGCTCCGCAGGTTCGACCAACGAGATCAGCGCCCCGGTGCAGTTCAACGACATCGTCGATGTCGGGACTTACGATGACGGGGTCACGAAGTTCAGGACCACGAAAGACCTCACCCTCTCCGGGCAGCTGACTTTTTCGGGCAACAGTAGCATCAACGCGCTCTCTTCGAACTCGATCTACGTGACGGGCCCCGTCGTTACCGAAGCCGCTCCCACCACGGAGAACCCCGACGCCACCACCACGGCTCGATTCAACGCGAACAGCGACTCGCGGGGCACGGTCCATCTACAAAGCGTGATCTCCGGCCCCGGCACGCTGCGGGTTGGCGGCGGCGGCGGCACCACCATCATCAGCGCCGCCAACACGGTCAGCAACTTCTCGTACGGAAGTGGCACCCTCGTGCTTGCCAACGACCAGGCCATGGGCCTCGACACCCGCATCGGCTCGGGCGGCCTCGGAGCTGCGATCACGTCGGACAACGACGCCCGCACCGTGTCGGCCTCCATGGTTCTGTCGAACTACCCGCTCGTCGCCGGCGACCACAGCCTGACTTGGCTGGGCGACATCACCCAGCGCAACTCGCGTGGCTGGGTCAACCACATCGCCAAGGGCAAAACGTTCAACATCGCCGGCACGATCGCCGCCGACGAGGACCCGCCAGAGGACATTCCGAACGAGCGTGAATTCTACTTTGACGGCACGGGCGACTGGAACATCTCAGGCAAGATGGTAAACCGCCTCGACAGCGAGGATTACCCGTTGCCGGAAAACGATCAGCCCCAATCGTTCGGCCTTCGTGGAATCGGCTCGGTGCACGTCACTGGCACGGACAACACCTACTCGGCCTACACCAGAATCCAAGGCGGCAACTGGCATTACGCCACCAATGACGCCATGTCGCCTGCCGTGATCCAAGCCACCGGCGGCGGTACCATCGGTGTCGACACGGGAACGATTTACGTGGGCGGCAACCCCGCAAACGTCAACACCGACTTCCTCATCCGCCTTAACAACCGTTCGCAGCAAACCGCTACGTTCATGGACGATGTTGAGTCTTTCATGGATTACGACACCGGCGGCCTGATGCTCTCTTCCCACGAGACCGACGCCGACTTCGACTTCACCTCAGGCATGCTCCGCAACGCCGAGTCGATGTCGCTGTCGGGTCCGGCGGAAGGAATCACCTACACCGGTTCGGTGACCCCCGCCGATTCGACTTACCGCTTCGGCGGCGGCACCGGAGTGATCACCCTGCCCGGGACCAACCAGCTGACGGGCAACAACAAGCTGCTGGCCACCAACGGTCTCGACTCAGGCAGCGTCAGCGGGCTGGGCGGCGTGCGTATCACCGGCGTGAACGACTACACCGGCGAGACCCGCATCCAAGGCAAGTACCTCCGAAGCCTCTCGTCGAGTGCGGGCGGAGTTGGCATGGCCAATAACTCCTACAACGGCACCACGCTCATCGTCACGGAGATGGCCAACGGCGGCGTCAGCAGCAGCATCGGCGCTTCGAGCAGCAGCGCCGACAACCTCGTCATTCAGGGCAGCACCCTGCGTTACGAGGGCGACGGCGACACGACCGATCGTCTCTTCACGATCGGCACCCACGGCGCCACGCTCGATTCGTCTGGCTCGGGAGCAATCGTGTTCAACAACACCGGCGCCTTGAAGATCATGACAGCATCCGATCGTGTCGGAACCGTGAGCAACGCTTTCGACCACGAAACGGGCATTACGCAATCGGGTGAATGGATCCCGTTCGGCTTCGAAGACACCAGTGACCTGGTCCGCGGCATGATCGTTAGCGAAGACGGAAACCACATGGAGGAAAGCGAACTTGATGACGATGACATTATCACAGTCACCGGCATCCAGAGCCCGACCCGCTTCGTAATCAGCGATCAGCAGAACCTTTTCGTCAACTATGAAGAAACCCCATCGACTTGGTCCTTCATCGACGTCCAGAGGACGTTCACCCTCACGGGCGACAACACCGGCGACAACACGCTGGCGTCGGTGATCGGCGACTCGGTCACCAACCTTGTCAATCTCGAGAAGGAAGGCTCCGGCAAGTGGATCCTGACCGCCCCCAACACCTACACGGGCGACACTTCTGTTGACGAAGGCATCCTCAGCATCACCAACGCTTACTTGGCCGACACCGCCGATGTGAGGGTGGATGACAACGCGGTGTTCGATCTCGACTTTGCCGGCATCGACACGGTCAGCAGCCTGTTCCTTGACGATGCCTCGGTTCCGGCAGGCACTTACGGAGCCTTCGGCACGGGCGCCGATTACGAGAGTGACTACTTCTCGGGAACGGGCATCTTGGAGGTCACCCTGCAGATTGAAACACGCGTCGCCGGCGACTACAACAACAACGGCGTTGTTGACGCCGCTGACTTCACGGTGTTCCGCGACAACCTGGGCGCCGCCGAAGGCACGCTCATAAACGACTTCCTCGGCGGGGTGGTCGGCGCCGTTCACTACGACCAGTGGGTTGAGAACTTCGGCAGCACCGAAGTCGTGCCCATCGAGATGCCGGAGATGTCGGTTGCGGTCCCCGAGCCCGCCGCCGTGGCCCTCGGCCTGATCGCACTTCTCTCGGTCTGCTTCGGACGCGGAGCGAAGAAGTAA
- a CDS encoding DUF1593 domain-containing protein: MLSRQRKHAVSFFGLMGMLAGGAAIAAAGDGALSGGRHRVVVSTDIGGTDPDDFQSMVHLLVYADVLDLEGLISSPYGEGRTESIGEVIDAYEQDYPSLRSHSADYPEPDALRAICKQGALHTPDHSGVGEPTEGSRWLIECARRDDPRPLHVLVWGGIEDLAQALHDAPDILPKLRVYYIGGPNKKWSVDAYNYVEQNHPQLWMIESNATYRGWFVGGEQQGQWSNHGFVDKHIAGHGALGACFVRAKDDIKMGDTPSVARLLRGVSDDPASPSWGGKYARIWDGRKTVFDRHTTADDKAEAFGVVEFVLPKPTGYTAEHSASMVFSHGRPASVGVDEGESLRFRFSPRDAKVWSYEIKSDSPALHGQNGKFDATPPPPERTSKPSESHPHWWTDDPDPATAEGVHPGAKSVNRWRVDYLRDFAERMDRCQGAPAP, encoded by the coding sequence ATGCTTTCGCGTCAAAGGAAACACGCTGTCAGCTTCTTCGGCCTGATGGGCATGCTCGCAGGAGGGGCCGCGATCGCCGCTGCCGGCGACGGGGCCCTCAGCGGCGGGCGGCATCGGGTGGTGGTCTCCACCGACATCGGCGGCACCGACCCGGACGACTTCCAGTCGATGGTTCACCTGCTGGTTTACGCCGACGTGCTCGATCTCGAGGGGCTGATTTCGTCGCCGTACGGCGAAGGCCGCACCGAGAGCATCGGCGAAGTGATCGACGCCTACGAGCAAGACTACCCGAGCCTGCGTTCTCACTCCGCCGACTACCCCGAGCCCGACGCCCTGCGCGCCATCTGCAAGCAAGGCGCGCTCCACACGCCCGACCACTCGGGCGTGGGCGAGCCGACCGAGGGCTCGCGGTGGCTCATCGAATGCGCCCGTCGCGACGACCCGCGTCCCCTGCACGTGCTCGTGTGGGGAGGCATCGAGGACCTGGCCCAAGCGCTCCACGACGCCCCCGACATCCTGCCCAAGCTGCGGGTCTATTACATCGGCGGGCCGAACAAGAAATGGAGCGTCGACGCCTACAACTACGTCGAGCAGAACCACCCGCAACTGTGGATGATCGAATCGAACGCCACCTACCGCGGCTGGTTTGTCGGCGGCGAGCAGCAGGGGCAATGGAGCAACCACGGCTTCGTCGATAAGCACATCGCGGGGCACGGCGCGCTCGGCGCTTGCTTTGTCCGAGCCAAAGACGACATCAAGATGGGCGACACCCCCTCGGTCGCCCGCTTACTCCGCGGCGTTTCGGACGACCCCGCCAGCCCCAGCTGGGGCGGCAAGTACGCTCGGATCTGGGATGGCAGAAAGACCGTCTTCGATCGCCACACCACCGCGGACGACAAGGCCGAGGCGTTTGGCGTCGTCGAGTTCGTGCTGCCCAAGCCCACGGGCTACACCGCCGAGCACTCCGCCTCGATGGTCTTCAGCCACGGCCGGCCCGCCTCCGTGGGCGTCGACGAAGGCGAGTCGCTCCGCTTCCGCTTCTCGCCCCGCGACGCGAAGGTTTGGTCGTACGAGATCAAGAGCGACTCCCCCGCCCTCCATGGGCAGAATGGGAAGTTCGACGCGACCCCGCCGCCGCCCGAACGGACGAGCAAGCCCTCCGAATCGCACCCCCACTGGTGGACCGACGACCCCGACCCCGCGACGGCCGAGGGGGTGCACCCCGGCGCCAAGAGCGTCAACCGCTGGCGGGTCGATTACCTCCGCGACTTCGCCGAGCGGATGGATCGCTGCCAAGGCGCGCCGGCCCCGTAG
- a CDS encoding nucleoside hydrolase-like domain-containing protein yields MKSLTTLGLLASLLLGLASGAAADETKRRVFVLTDIENEPDDAQSLVRFLTYANHFDIEGLIATTSIHQRNQTAAWRIKEIVAAYGEVQSNLEKHEPGYPAVEQLESVIGEGRPDYGMNAVGEGQDSQGSEMLIAAADRDDPRPLWVPVWGGPNVLAQALWKVRDTRSPEELARFVAKLRVYTISDQDNSGPWIRKNFPELFFIASPGMHAGGAYHFATWSGISGDKFHARFTGADFGLVNNDWLDRNIRQNHGPLGAQHPHTEYLMEGDTPSFLGLVRNGLNQPEHPNWGGWGGRYEFYAPRTQKWFQEPETRPFWTNAVDEVRGVDGNWHTTNHATIWRWRSAYQNDFAARIDWTTQPYDEANHPPVAKLASPAAVTAKQGDTIQLSAEGSSDPDGDELSYEWFYYGEVGAFTTSSARTGQPVEIDNHNQPQASLTVPSGRVMPPGVGDMHIILAVTDNGSPALTRYQRVIVTVE; encoded by the coding sequence ATGAAAAGCCTCACGACCCTCGGCCTGCTCGCTTCCCTCCTGCTTGGTCTCGCCTCGGGCGCCGCGGCGGACGAAACGAAGCGGCGCGTCTTTGTCCTGACCGACATCGAGAACGAACCCGACGACGCGCAGTCGCTCGTTCGCTTCCTCACCTACGCGAACCACTTCGACATCGAGGGGCTGATCGCCACGACCTCGATCCACCAACGCAACCAAACCGCCGCCTGGCGGATCAAGGAGATCGTCGCCGCCTACGGCGAGGTCCAGTCCAACCTGGAGAAGCACGAGCCCGGCTATCCGGCGGTCGAGCAACTCGAGTCGGTCATCGGCGAGGGGAGGCCCGACTACGGCATGAACGCCGTCGGCGAGGGCCAAGACTCCCAGGGCTCGGAGATGCTCATCGCCGCCGCCGACCGCGACGACCCGCGGCCGCTCTGGGTGCCGGTTTGGGGCGGCCCCAACGTGCTCGCCCAGGCCTTGTGGAAGGTCCGCGACACGCGGTCGCCCGAGGAGCTGGCGCGGTTCGTCGCGAAGCTGCGCGTCTACACCATCTCGGACCAGGACAACAGCGGCCCGTGGATCCGCAAGAACTTCCCCGAGCTGTTCTTCATCGCCAGCCCCGGCATGCACGCCGGCGGGGCCTACCACTTCGCTACCTGGAGCGGCATCAGCGGCGACAAGTTCCACGCCCGCTTCACCGGCGCCGATTTCGGCCTGGTGAACAACGACTGGCTCGACCGCAACATCCGCCAGAACCACGGCCCGCTCGGCGCGCAGCACCCGCACACCGAGTACCTCATGGAGGGCGACACGCCCAGCTTCCTCGGCCTGGTCCGCAACGGGCTCAACCAACCCGAGCACCCCAACTGGGGCGGCTGGGGCGGCCGTTACGAGTTCTACGCGCCGCGCACGCAGAAGTGGTTCCAGGAGCCCGAGACCCGCCCGTTCTGGACCAACGCCGTCGACGAGGTCCGCGGCGTCGACGGCAACTGGCACACCACGAACCACGCCACGATCTGGCGTTGGCGGTCGGCCTACCAGAACGACTTCGCCGCCCGCATCGACTGGACCACCCAGCCGTACGACGAGGCGAACCACCCGCCGGTCGCCAAGCTCGCCAGCCCCGCCGCGGTCACCGCCAAGCAGGGCGACACGATCCAGTTGAGCGCCGAGGGCAGCAGCGACCCGGACGGCGACGAGCTCTCTTACGAGTGGTTCTACTACGGCGAGGTCGGCGCCTTCACCACCTCGAGCGCGCGGACCGGGCAGCCGGTCGAGATCGACAACCACAACCAGCCGCAGGCCTCGCTGACCGTTCCCAGCGGCCGCGTCATGCCGCCGGGCGTGGGCGACATGCACATCATCCTGGCGGTGACCGACAACGGCTCGCCCGCGCTAACGCGCTACCAGCGGGTCATCGTGACGGTCGAGTGA
- a CDS encoding REP-associated tyrosine transposase — MPNYRRASIEGGTFFFTLTTQGRRDLLTTAIARRALRESFREVRTRRPFDLVAIVLLPDHLHCLWALPRGDHDFSQRWSRIKAGFTRRYLAAGGVEAPTTISRGVRGERGVWQRRFYERAIRDETHLRRTMDYIHINPVKHGLVARAKDWPWSSFHRYCRLGEYNAEWGGSGEFFGDEWLEFE, encoded by the coding sequence ATGCCCAATTACCGCCGAGCATCGATCGAAGGAGGAACCTTCTTCTTCACGCTGACCACCCAAGGGCGGCGCGACTTGCTTACCACGGCGATCGCCCGTAGAGCGCTGCGAGAATCATTCCGAGAAGTCCGCACACGACGGCCATTCGATCTTGTCGCGATCGTGCTATTGCCCGATCACCTGCATTGCCTCTGGGCGTTGCCGCGCGGCGATCACGACTTCTCACAGCGCTGGAGTCGGATCAAGGCGGGTTTCACGCGGCGTTATCTAGCGGCCGGTGGCGTCGAGGCGCCAACCACGATAAGCCGTGGCGTGCGCGGCGAGCGTGGCGTCTGGCAGCGGAGGTTCTACGAGCGCGCGATTCGAGACGAAACGCACCTGCGACGCACGATGGACTACATTCACATCAACCCGGTCAAACACGGGCTCGTTGCCCGCGCAAAGGATTGGCCGTGGTCCTCGTTTCACCGCTACTGCCGACTGGGGGAATACAACGCCGAATGGGGCGGGTCGGGAGAGTTCTTTGGCGACGAGTGGCTTGAATTTGAGTGA
- a CDS encoding IS66 family transposase, giving the protein MSRLQRRAWELGQEEWESADARRLADRCARHADGLFTFLWHDGVDPTNNHAEREVRPAVQMRKNSYQNASPSGAHTQAVLMTVFRTLKRRGHNPLGALTQAVAHYAATGQLPNIPHANASGG; this is encoded by the coding sequence GTGTCGCGCTTGCAGCGGCGGGCGTGGGAGCTGGGGCAAGAGGAGTGGGAGTCGGCCGACGCCCGCCGGCTCGCCGACCGCTGCGCGCGTCACGCCGACGGGCTGTTCACGTTCCTGTGGCACGACGGGGTCGACCCCACCAACAACCACGCCGAGCGTGAGGTGCGGCCGGCGGTGCAGATGCGCAAGAACAGCTACCAGAACGCCAGCCCCTCGGGCGCCCACACCCAGGCGGTGCTGATGACCGTCTTCCGCACGCTCAAACGCCGCGGCCACAACCCGCTCGGAGCCCTCACCCAAGCCGTCGCCCACTACGCCGCCACCGGCCAACTGCCGAACATCCCCCACGCCAACGCTTCAGGTGGGTGA
- a CDS encoding hybrid sensor histidine kinase/response regulator yields the protein MLLPTTKDGEITARLFAENGVEGVVCPDLDTLCREARAGAGALLVAEERLLGDSERAVETMLREQPTWSDLPLLILTLSSQVHAAELERWQQSFNVTLIERPLKITPFLSLVRSRLKDRKRQYTVRDLLESLDARGREFRQLADAMPQMVFAADARGRMEFINQRAFDLLGLTPQRLKDASWAQAIHPEDIGAAETRWRRSIETGASFQAELRVRDARTGKHRWHLVRAEAIRGPNGAVLHWYGTGTDIHRQKLYERRLATDADRAAAEGAAKSEFLANMSHEIRTPMTAILGYAELLAEKESDAEKRRFLSVIQQNGSFLLEIINDILDLSKIEAGKLETVPARFELGPFVHDIYALMRVRADESGVGFSVEYSGAAPDWVHSDPKRLRQVLVNLVGNAIKFTHEGSVRLAVSGSPGELVFEVIDTGIGMSDDQIESLFAPFHQADSSVSRRFGGTGLGLAISQRLARMLGGDITVASRLGEGSTFKLTLALAEDQAAPPPGAPREGALAAADDEPPRLGCRVLVVDDRHDIRFLAGRILENAGADVDYAENGLHATELVERMLNAGSPPDIVLMDMQMPAMDGYEATARLRSMGFRRPIIALTADAMQGDMDRCLKSGCNAYLSKPIATAEMLRMVAEHLD from the coding sequence ATGCTGTTGCCGACGACCAAGGACGGCGAGATCACCGCACGGCTGTTCGCCGAGAACGGCGTGGAGGGGGTCGTCTGCCCGGACCTCGACACGCTGTGCCGCGAGGCCCGCGCCGGGGCCGGGGCCCTGCTCGTCGCCGAGGAGCGGCTGCTCGGCGACTCGGAGCGTGCGGTCGAAACGATGCTGCGAGAGCAACCGACCTGGTCCGACCTCCCGCTGCTGATCCTCACACTCTCCAGCCAGGTCCACGCGGCCGAGCTCGAGCGGTGGCAGCAGTCGTTCAACGTGACGCTGATCGAGAGGCCGCTGAAGATCACGCCCTTCCTCAGCCTCGTGCGTTCGCGGCTCAAGGACCGCAAACGCCAGTACACGGTGCGCGACCTGCTCGAATCGCTCGACGCCCGCGGCCGCGAGTTCCGCCAGCTGGCCGACGCGATGCCCCAGATGGTGTTCGCCGCCGACGCCCGCGGACGGATGGAGTTCATCAACCAACGGGCCTTCGACCTGCTGGGACTGACCCCCCAGCGCTTGAAGGACGCCTCCTGGGCCCAGGCCATCCACCCGGAGGACATCGGCGCCGCCGAGACACGCTGGCGCCGTTCGATCGAAACGGGCGCCAGTTTCCAGGCCGAGCTGCGCGTGCGCGACGCCCGCACCGGCAAGCACCGCTGGCACCTCGTGCGGGCCGAGGCGATCCGCGGCCCCAACGGCGCCGTGCTGCACTGGTACGGCACCGGGACCGACATCCACCGCCAGAAGCTCTACGAGCGGCGGCTGGCGACCGACGCCGACCGCGCCGCCGCCGAGGGGGCCGCCAAGAGCGAGTTCCTCGCCAACATGAGCCACGAGATCCGCACGCCGATGACCGCCATCCTCGGCTACGCGGAGCTGCTCGCCGAGAAGGAGTCCGACGCCGAGAAACGCCGCTTCCTCTCGGTCATCCAGCAGAACGGCAGCTTCCTGCTCGAGATCATCAACGACATCCTCGACCTCTCCAAAATCGAAGCGGGCAAGCTCGAAACGGTCCCCGCCCGCTTCGAGCTCGGCCCGTTCGTCCACGACATCTACGCCCTGATGCGCGTGCGCGCCGACGAGTCGGGCGTCGGGTTCTCGGTCGAGTACAGCGGCGCCGCCCCCGACTGGGTCCACAGCGACCCGAAACGCCTACGCCAGGTGCTCGTCAACCTGGTTGGCAACGCGATCAAGTTCACCCACGAGGGCTCGGTCCGGCTGGCGGTCAGCGGCTCGCCCGGCGAGCTCGTCTTCGAGGTGATCGACACCGGCATCGGCATGTCCGACGACCAGATCGAGTCGCTCTTCGCGCCGTTCCACCAGGCCGACTCCTCGGTCTCGCGGCGGTTCGGCGGCACGGGCCTCGGGCTGGCGATCAGCCAGCGGCTCGCCCGCATGCTGGGCGGCGACATCACGGTCGCCAGCCGGCTCGGCGAGGGCAGCACCTTCAAGCTCACCCTCGCGCTCGCCGAGGACCAAGCGGCCCCACCCCCCGGCGCCCCGCGCGAGGGCGCCCTGGCCGCCGCCGACGACGAGCCGCCCCGCCTCGGCTGCCGGGTGCTGGTCGTCGACGACCGCCACGACATCCGGTTTCTCGCCGGCCGCATCCTCGAGAACGCCGGCGCCGATGTCGATTACGCCGAGAACGGGCTGCACGCCACGGAGCTGGTCGAGCGGATGCTCAACGCCGGCTCCCCGCCAGACATCGTGCTGATGGACATGCAGATGCCCGCGATGGACGGCTACGAGGCGACCGCCCGGCTCCGCAGCATGGGGTTCCGCCGCCCCATCATCGCGCTGACCGCCGACGCCATGCAGGGCGACATGGACCGCTGCCTGAAGAGCGGCTGCAACGCCTACCTGAGCAAGCCGATCGCCACCGCCGAGATGCTACGCATGGTGGCCGAGCACCTCGACTGA